TCTGCCCTTGCTTGCAGAAACATATCCCAAAACTCTGCTGGGAGAAAAAGCTCGAAAGCTCAACAAGTCTGAAAAGACAAATAAGTATCATACTGAGTGGAATCTCGAGCATATCCCTAGGCTTAAACTTGTCACTCCAGCTTTAATGAGACCAATACGAATGCTTTTCACCCAACCTATCGTGATACTATGTTCTACGTATATGGCTATTCAATATGGTAGGTAAAATAGTTATACTTTCTTCAATGAAACACCTCAACTTACCGTTATAGGTATTCTCTATCTTGTTTTAACTACATACCCCACATTGTGGACCGAAGAGTATCATGAACGACCTTCCATCGCTGGCCTAAACTACATTGCTTCGGGGATAGGCCTTATCTTTGGCAGTCAAGCATCTGgtatatttattgataaaacGTTTCGATACCTAAAACGTAGAAACAATGGAAAGATGGCACCTGAATTTCGAGTCCCCGTAATTTTATTGGgaacttttttctttccagCTGGCTTGTTTATTTATGGTTGGACTGCGCAGTATCACACTCACTGGATTGGTCCAGATATTGGCGCAGCCATGTTTAATATAGGTTTGATGTTAGGCTGGCGTGGTATCCAAActtatttaattgattCTTTTATGATTTATGCAGCATCGTCGACAGCAGTTGCCTGTTGTGTTCGATCGATTGCTGCTTTTGCATTCCCTCTTTTTGGCCAGGACATGTATGATACCTTGGGATATGGATGGGGTAACTCTCTTTTGGCATTTATGTATGTTTTTTGATGGATCATCTCtctttttatcaatttttactaacaGTAGATAAAGTGTATTGGGATCCTCCATAATTACATGTTCTTTACTTTGGTTTGGTGGAAAACGGTTACGGGCATTATCTAGCATGgtcatttttaaagacGATGTATAGGTaatcttatttattttacagatattttgtaataatACAATAATACAATTTAATAATGGTTGGAACACTATCAACTctattcaataaaaagttaaaataatgtcaaaaaaatttgtatacGATTCAGTAAATACACATTTCTTCAAACGTTAAGCACTAAGCAAGAGAgctataatttaatttacaacGCAAT
Above is a genomic segment from Schizosaccharomyces pombe strain 972h- genome assembly, chromosome: III containing:
- a CDS encoding transporter — its product is MDLEKKPQDKVETAEIDVKEDPFLVTWQSPTDPKNPKNWIYARKWTQLILVSAFALLGPMASSMVAPCLDQIADRFHIQNSTEKALILSIYLLVFAISPMISAPLSEVFGRRMLLQVGNVIFIVFNMACGLARTKAQMYIFRFLAGFGSATPMGLGSGTISDLFTPDERGKAVAVMSLAPLLGPTIGPVVSGFIAEYTTYKWIFWSTTIFSGFIFALSLPLLAETYPKTLLGEKARKLNKSEKTNKYHTEWNLEHIPRLKLVTPALMRPIRMLFTQPIVILCSTYMAIQYGILYLVLTTYPTLWTEEYHERPSIAGLNYIASGIGLIFGSQASGIFIDKTFRYLKRRNNGKMAPEFRVPVILLGTFFFPAGLFIYGWTAQYHTHWIGPDIGAAMFNIGLMLGWRGIQTYLIDSFMIYAASSTAVACCVRSIAAFAFPLFGQDMYDTLGYGWGNSLLAFIVLGSSIITCSLLWFGGKRLRALSSMVIFKDDV